From a region of the Oryza sativa Japonica Group chromosome 6, ASM3414082v1 genome:
- the LOC107276991 gene encoding pentatricopeptide repeat-containing protein At1g62260, mitochondrial isoform X1 — protein MRTRPPPVPAAAHRRATATAAGAAPAPAPAAADDLVMRHNRSLAALLRAGRYGAARRLFDALPARSVVTWNSLLAGLARRPDARAAREFFDAMPVRDAVSWNTLLAAYSASPHPDHLAAARRLFDEMPQRDVVTWNTLLGAYARRGLMDEARRLFDEMPQRNAASWNTMVTGFFAAGQVVKALDVFDAMPAKDSASLSTMVSGFTKNGMLHEAEELLTKRLSVTDMDKAVDAYNTLIVAYGQAGRFSDAKRLFDMIPKGQYQHNMLKRKGFERNVVSWNSMMICYIKAGDVCSARALFNEMPDKDLVSWNTMISGYTQASDMKESEKLFWEMPDPDTVSWNLIIQGFMQKGEAEHARGFFDRMPERGTISWNTMISGYEKNGNYISSVKLFSKMLEVGEIPDRHTFSSVLAACASIPMLGLGAQIHQLVEKSFVPDTAISNALITMYSRCGALNDAEAIFKQMHTKKDLVSWNALIGCYEHHGRATKALQLFKEMRRAKVMPTHITFVSLLSACVNAGLVSEGRMVFDTMVHEYGIVARIEHYAALVNLIGRHGQLDDALEVINSMPMAPDRSVWGAFLGACTAKKNEPLAQMAAKELSTINPDSSAPYVLIHNLHAHEGKWGSAAVVREEMERQGIYKQPGYSWIDLEGKMHVFISGDTWHPNAQEIFSVLEGVDRTCRDWS, from the coding sequence ATGCGGACAAGGCCTCCTCCCGTCCCagccgccgcgcaccgccgcgccacggccaccgccgcgggcgcggccccggccccggccccggccgccgccgacgacctcgTCATGCGGCACAACCGCTCCCTCGCGGcgctcctccgcgccggccgctacggcgccgcgcggcgcctCTTCGACGCCCTCCCGGCCCGCTCCGTCGTGACGTGGAACTCGCTCCTGGCGGGGCTCGCCCGCCGCCCCGACGCCCGCGCGGCGCGGGAGTTCTTCGACGCCATGCCCGTCCGCGACGCCGTCTCGTGGAACACGCTGCTCGCCGCCTACTCCGCCTCCCCGCACCCGGACCACCtcgcggccgcgcggcggctgttcgacgaaatgccccAGCGGGACGTCGTCACGTGGAACACGCTGCTGGGCGCCTACGCGCGCCGGGGGCTCATGGACGAGGCGCGGAGGCTGTTCGACGAGATGCCCCAGAGGAACGCCGCTTCCTGGAACACGATGGTCACCGGGTTCTTTGCTGCTGGCCAGGTGGTGAAGGCCCTTGACGTGTTCGATGCAATGCCTGCCAAGGATTCTGCATCTCTGAGCACGATGGTGTCTGGGTTTACCAAGAATGGTATGCTGCATGAGGCCGAGGAGTTGTTAACAAAGCGTTTGAGTGTGACAGACATGGACAAAGCTGTTGACGCTTACAATACACTAATTGTTGCATATGGACAAGCTGGGAGGTTTAGTGATGCCAAAAGATTATTTGATATGATACCCAAAGGACAATACCAGCATAATATGCTCAAAAGGAAAGGTTTTGAGAGGAATGTTGTTTCATGGAACTCGATGATGATATGCTATATCAAGGCTGGTGATGTTTGCTCAGCTAGGGCATTGTTTAATGAGATGCCAGATAAAGACTTGGTTTCATGGAATACTATGATTTCTGGGTATACTCAAGCGTCAGATATGAAAGAATCAGAGAAACTGTTCTGGGAAATGCCAGATCCAGATACAGTATCATGGAATTTAATTATACAAGGATTCATGCAAAAAGGAGAGGCTGAGCATGCCAGGGGATTTTTTGATAGGATGCCAGAGCGTGGAACCATCTCATGGAATACAATGATATCCGGTTATGAGAAAAATGGGAATTACATCAGTTCTGTTAAGTTGTTTTCAAAGATGCTTGAAGTTGGTGAGATTCCTGATCGGCATACCTTCTCTTCTGTTCTAGCAGCATGTGCCTCTATCCCTATGTTAGGCCTCGGAGCTCAGATCCACCAACTTGTTGAAAAATCATTTGTGCCAGATACTGCAATCAGCAATGCACTTATAACGATGTACTCTAGATGTGGGGCACTAAATGATGCGGAGGCCATCTTCAAGCAGATGCATACAAAAAAGGATTTAGTGTCTTGGAATGCACTAATAGGATGTTATGAACACCATGGTCGTGCTACAAAAGCCTTGCAACTGTTCAAAGAGATGAGGAGAGCCAAGGTTATGCCTACTCACATAACCTTTGTTTCTCTCTTGAGTGCGTGCGTCAATGCTGGTCTTGTCTCTGAAGGACGGATGGTGTTCGATACCATGGTTCATGAGTATGGCattgttgctagaattgagcaCTATGCTGCACTCGTCAATCTCATAGGACGTCATGGGCAACTTGATGACGCGTTGGAGGTGATCAATAGCATGCCAATGGCTCCAGATCGATCAGTTTGGGGTGCATTTCTTGGAGCTTGTACGGCTAAGAAGAATGAACCACTAGCTCAAATGGCTGCAAAGGAACTATCGACGATTAATCCCGACAGTTCTGCTCCATACGTACTTATTCATAACCTACATGCCCATGAAGGGAAGTGGGGAAGTGCAGCGGTGGTAAGGGAAGAGATGGAACGGCAAGGCATTTACAAGCAGCCAGGATACAGCTGGATTGATTTGGAAGGCAAGATGCATGTCTTCATCTCAGGGGATACTTGGCATCCCAATGCCCAGGAGATTTTTTCTGTCCTGGAAGGTGTTGACAGGACATGTAGAGATTGGAGTTAG